In Stomatohabitans albus, one genomic interval encodes:
- a CDS encoding DEAD/DEAH box helicase has protein sequence MAELLLRPWQRLALDKLATHTERDFLTVATPGAGKTTFALVAVNRELHARPGPTVIVAPTAHLKRQWAEAGASVGLHLDPDWVAGNDFAPDMHGIVTTYQQVALAAPDLVRRCYDGIIVLDEVHHAGDEMAWGTSVGEAFKLARRRISLSGTPFRSDTAAIPFVRYHFEEAVPDVEYGYGDALADGVVRPVYFPRIDGEMEWVAPDGNEYQASFADKLNHTLTAQRLRTALSPHGNWLPDVLGRAHETLTQIRQTHAEAGGLVICIDAEHAKAVAAILRHVTHSEPTVALSEDRDSSERIARFRESDSPWIVAVRMVSEGVDIPRLRVGVFATTTTTELFFRQAVGRLVRTTKETMGARAVMYLPDDPRLRAHAMGIAEPRRHVLRRKEDDEQPNVPDQIEDPLDGMLAGQAEQASLFEVLSAQVADSGEAVPEWLDIEPFPQADAQGFELIIDTPPTPAGIVPASPPAGIATKSRAVTKTTLRQRNSDLVRVLVRRTGHGPREINARLNSRIGLAKISDATAEQLMDRITAAQHWIDEL, from the coding sequence ATGGCTGAACTGCTCCTACGGCCATGGCAGCGCCTGGCCTTAGACAAGCTGGCCACGCACACTGAACGCGACTTTCTCACCGTGGCCACTCCCGGTGCGGGTAAGACCACATTTGCGTTGGTTGCCGTTAACCGTGAACTCCACGCGCGCCCTGGACCAACCGTTATCGTGGCCCCCACTGCCCACTTAAAGCGTCAGTGGGCTGAGGCTGGCGCTTCAGTTGGGTTGCACCTTGATCCTGATTGGGTTGCAGGGAATGACTTTGCGCCTGATATGCATGGGATTGTGACGACCTACCAACAAGTTGCGTTGGCTGCACCAGACCTTGTTCGCCGGTGCTATGACGGCATCATCGTTTTAGATGAAGTGCACCATGCGGGTGATGAAATGGCGTGGGGTACAAGTGTGGGTGAAGCATTCAAACTGGCACGACGCCGAATCAGCCTCTCTGGCACCCCGTTCCGTTCAGATACCGCGGCAATTCCCTTTGTGCGCTATCACTTCGAAGAAGCCGTTCCTGATGTTGAATACGGCTATGGCGACGCCCTTGCAGACGGTGTTGTCCGCCCTGTCTATTTTCCACGCATTGATGGTGAGATGGAATGGGTTGCCCCAGATGGAAACGAGTATCAAGCCTCATTTGCCGACAAGTTAAATCACACGTTAACAGCACAACGGTTACGCACAGCCTTAAGCCCCCACGGCAACTGGTTGCCCGATGTGCTGGGTCGCGCCCACGAGACACTAACCCAGATTCGGCAAACACACGCTGAAGCCGGTGGGCTTGTCATTTGTATCGACGCTGAACATGCCAAAGCGGTGGCAGCGATCTTGCGCCATGTCACCCATTCGGAACCAACCGTGGCCTTGAGTGAAGATCGAGATTCATCGGAACGTATCGCTCGGTTCCGAGAGAGTGATAGTCCTTGGATTGTTGCGGTACGCATGGTGAGTGAAGGGGTTGATATTCCGCGGCTTCGAGTGGGGGTATTTGCCACTACGACAACTACAGAGCTCTTTTTCCGTCAAGCAGTCGGGCGACTGGTTCGTACCACCAAAGAAACGATGGGCGCACGTGCGGTCATGTATTTACCTGATGACCCTCGGCTGCGTGCCCACGCAATGGGGATAGCTGAGCCACGACGACATGTGCTGCGCCGAAAAGAAGACGACGAGCAGCCCAACGTCCCCGACCAGATAGAAGACCCACTTGATGGGATGCTTGCCGGTCAAGCTGAGCAGGCCAGCCTGTTTGAAGTGCTCAGTGCTCAGGTCGCTGACTCTGGGGAGGCCGTACCAGAATGGTTAGATATTGAACCCTTCCCCCAAGCTGATGCGCAGGGTTTTGAACTCATTATTGATACCCCACCCACCCCGGCTGGCATTGTGCCGGCCAGTCCACCAGCGGGTATAGCTACCAAGTCACGTGCTGTAACAAAAACGACGCTCCGACAACGCAATAGCGACTTGGTCAGGGTCTTGGTACGACGAACCGGTCACGGTCCACGTGAAATTAATGCACGGCTCAATAGCCGTATCGGGTTAGCCAAGATTTCAGATGCCACGGCTGAACAATTAATGGACCGCATTACTGCGGCCCAACACTGGATTGATGAACTCTAA
- a CDS encoding DUF4191 domain-containing protein has product MERIKNLWTMFTLTHQNNPKVVWWMALAALGTLAVFIITGILTTHIWPWAITGVLMAGLVAMIILGRSATKVQMDAIRDQKGAAAAILQTMRGGWQVAPGVAFNRRQDMVHLCVGRPGVVLVGEGDSASRVRQLLNQEQRHYQRSAGSVPVQTVVVGTGPNTVKLDDLSLHLTKMDRTIKTGEIGPLFRKLTALGSSKPPMPKGPLGGSGRVPRKMR; this is encoded by the coding sequence GTGGAACGCATCAAAAACTTGTGGACGATGTTCACCCTTACCCACCAGAACAACCCAAAGGTTGTGTGGTGGATGGCGCTTGCGGCATTGGGCACACTTGCTGTTTTCATTATCACCGGGATTTTGACAACCCATATCTGGCCGTGGGCCATCACTGGGGTGTTGATGGCTGGGTTAGTTGCCATGATTATCCTGGGCCGTAGTGCGACAAAAGTCCAGATGGATGCTATTCGTGACCAAAAGGGCGCTGCGGCCGCCATTTTGCAGACGATGCGAGGTGGATGGCAAGTCGCCCCTGGTGTGGCATTCAACCGTCGCCAAGATATGGTTCACCTGTGTGTGGGCCGTCCAGGTGTTGTGCTTGTTGGTGAGGGGGATTCTGCCTCTCGTGTTCGCCAGTTATTAAACCAAGAACAACGGCACTACCAGCGTTCTGCCGGATCGGTACCTGTGCAAACGGTTGTGGTCGGTACCGGCCCAAATACCGTCAAACTTGATGACTTGTCCTTGCACCTGACCAAGATGGATCGCACCATCAAAACGGGTGAGATAGGCCCGCTATTTCGTAAGCTCACCGCCCTTGGTTCATCGAAACCACCCATGCCAAAGGGGCCACTTGGAGGGAGTGGCCGAGTACCGCGCAAGATGCGCTAA
- a CDS encoding PspC domain-containing protein encodes MKNAEEYAERIESGTRTFVNDVRTASADKGWYRSSTDRYIGGVCGGVGERLGIDPSLLRLAIIVAALAGSSGIWIYVLLWIFLPSEATVAGELDAKIDDLPPMPRSGPYVDVPGVDPMPKKHPSRQPSTPDQTESTDQPASEPTSAPPVDDATFPKPDTTL; translated from the coding sequence ATGAAAAACGCAGAAGAATATGCCGAACGAATTGAATCTGGAACGCGGACATTTGTGAATGATGTCCGTACCGCGAGTGCTGACAAAGGGTGGTACAGATCTTCGACCGATAGATACATCGGCGGGGTATGTGGGGGTGTTGGCGAACGGTTAGGTATTGACCCAAGCTTGCTTCGTCTTGCCATTATCGTGGCTGCATTAGCCGGGAGCAGTGGCATTTGGATCTATGTCCTCTTGTGGATATTCCTCCCAAGTGAAGCGACCGTTGCTGGTGAATTGGACGCCAAGATTGACGACTTGCCTCCAATGCCTCGCAGTGGTCCTTATGTGGATGTTCCAGGGGTAGACCCAATGCCAAAAAAGCATCCTTCTCGACAACCATCGACCCCTGATCAAACGGAGTCAACGGATCAACCAGCGAGTGAGCCAACGAGCGCTCCTCCGGTGGACGACGCCACATTTCCTAAACCAGATACAACCTTATAG
- a CDS encoding PspC domain-containing protein translates to MVQKRLYRSTRDKKFAGVIGGISEYLGWRASTLRLIYVILICVLLIIFRKTHLSNLGIFLLVLYMGLWILLPTDVTVWTQRVRRSRGI, encoded by the coding sequence ATGGTGCAAAAAAGGCTTTATCGTTCAACCCGTGATAAAAAATTTGCCGGTGTTATCGGCGGTATTAGTGAATATTTGGGCTGGCGCGCAAGTACCCTTCGGTTGATATATGTCATTCTTATTTGTGTCCTGCTCATCATTTTCAGGAAAACGCACCTATCCAATCTAGGGATCTTCTTGTTGGTGCTCTATATGGGGCTATGGATCCTGCTCCCAACCGATGTCACGGTTTGGACACAGCGGGTACGTCGTTCTCGTGGGATATGA